The Rosa rugosa chromosome 1, drRosRugo1.1, whole genome shotgun sequence genomic sequence TGCGATTCTGGTATCGTCTGCGGATCGACTCGAAGATGTCCTGGTCCTTCGCTCGACTGCTCATCCCAGATCGATCTCTTCAATCAGTATCGGTGGAGCGACGAGTTGATTCAAGAAGGGACGGCGGGGTGGCTGTTCAGATTGGTGATGGTTGGGTGCCCAGTTGTATGGGTGGCCTGAGCGTTTTCGACTGGGTGCCCAGTTGCCTGGGAGCACAGAGCAGCCCttcttgggcttgggccctttTTCTTGCATCAGGTTCAACTTTGACTTCGGGTCGGATATGGATCCGCATTTGGGACCCAGGTGGTACCCTAAttcggatcttggatccgaaacagctgctcatattgttCTGGTATTGGTTATGGTTCTGGTTCTTGAGTTCGTCTGCCAACATccgagtttttgacaccctcggttgCTTTCGATCTCTtggtgagcgaatcacctctcctaggtggtCATATCATCGGCTACAATTACAGTTACTCTTCTATTTACACTGCTttagtgacatatgcagtgcagcgatgccttatggcatcaagtcacatggttacttGGTTACCTTTAATCTCGATGCGATTGTGCATCTAGTTATGCGTTATTTTTACTTTATAatagatgcgtctgtgcatctcGTTATGTTTTACTGCTTTCTTTCGATGCTTTATGCATCGCTCCATGTCCTCCTCAActtcacttaatatagtttgtcgtccttctttcaaaaaaaaaaaaaccaaccaaTAGAATttgcaattaatgaaattttaattGAAGGAGTTGTAGATTCTATCATTTATGAATTCTTATAAATTTcacaattttctcatccaagtacaccatgaaaaacaaaaataagcaGTTCTGATACCGATCGGCAGCAGCTTACTTGCAGGTTTTCGGTGCTTGATGGGATGCTGGCAAGGCCGGCCGCCGGACAGATTGGCGACGGCGGCAGCAATGGAGCGGCCTAGGGGTTCTGCCCAGTTTTCTCGGCGATGGTGGCGGGTTATGGCCAAGCAACTGGAGGCGAGGGTTGCTGGTGTGTCTGCTCGGGTATGGATTTGGGCTTGTGGGCCTGGGCCTAAACTTAGGCTGATGGGATCTTCTCCATCTGCTCAGATTTGGGCTTGGTTCTTTGAGCCTGGTTTCGCGCTCAAGCTTGGGCTAGTTGAGTTTGTTGCAATTGCTTCGGTTAAGAAGagcaagaccaacctgttgcTGAGGTTGTTGGCTCCCGATGAGGTCGAGAAGGGTGTTGGCTCCAACTCTCAGGAGAAGGAGCTAGCATTTTTCTAGGTCTCTACTATTAGACATCTGGTTACAAGCCTTGTAGAGTTAGGATAATCTCTATGTGTTGTTCTaggatgtttctagttgttatttgtaccacaatggcGTGCTGGcaaattagactagatgaatgattttgcctTAGAATAGCGAGGTTGTTTTTGCTCgttataggcttgctttccggcgagcgtccctttagactgtaatgagtttagtattggcttagataggttctcCGGATTTCACCGGATTCTTATGTAAGtgcatgttagactctggcctgtattcatggctttgatatctaattaaatcaaatcctttcaaaaaaaaaaaaatgaaaaacaaaaatagcaTAACTGGGAGGAAGAAATCCACAAAACCGAAAGTCCGAAACCCTCTCTCATTTTCTCATCTACCATTTTTCAAAGATTTTTCTAATTTTAGTTCCAGATTTAATTCGCCACTCTCTCGCATGCTTTGTCTAATTTGAGCAATCACACTGGGCAGGGCCCTCTCATCCACCATTTGGAAAATTAGACGACGGATTTTCAACTTTGATGAAAAACCAAAATAGCTTAATTGGGCAGAAGAAATCCGCAAAACTgaaaccctctctctctctctctctctctctctctctctctctctctctctctctctctctctctctctctctctctctctctctctctctctctctctctctctctctctctctctctctctctctctctctctctctctctctctctctctctctctctctctctaccttgAGCTTCAATATAAGCATAAAAGGTATTGCTATCAATTTTAGTTCCAAGTTTACTTCGCCTCTCTCTCTGAAATTGATAGCAATAGTTCAATCAGGTGGCTAAAAGATTTTTTTTGATTGTGAAACTAAAAACTTCCCATGCATATTAGACTCCTCTAAATGGAGATGGAAAACGGACCGGACTGGCCCACTAAATAGGGCTTCGGGTGGTGTTGGGCCAGCCCGAGTTGGCCCTTTTCTTAATGGGCTCGGGCTCAGGCCAGCCCATATATTCAAACATTAGGCCGAACCCGGCCCACAGCCCAATCCCACAACGTGTCGGGCCTTGCTCGTGCCGGACCCATAGGCGGGTCATGCGTGCTCGTTTCGtgccaaaaattaaaattagtcgAGGTCAATAATATAAAATATAAGTTGTGACTCATATACCAACTGTTCAATTCTGACagtctcaagtctcaactaTACACAATCCAATCACAAACCAAAACTAATTCCTACACTCTattgatcattttttttttgtaaacaaAATAGATAATTAAGTGACAAATGTTCATTGTTTACAAACCAGTTGACTTTGTCATTGTATTGTTTAAACATAATAAACTTTCAGCAAAAGTATCTGAAGGAGAATCCAAATTCATACTCAAATAGTTaattgtttataaatatatattatctttatattataaaggagaaaaaaaaattatattatagaAATGGGTCGGATTGCAAGCTGCAATATGTCATGCTCGGGCCGTGTAGGACCTATAACGGGCTTGGCCGGGTCGGACCAATGGACTCATATTCTTTGGCCGAGCCCGACGCATTAGAATAACGTGCTTGGATTGTTCCGGGCCGCCAACGGGATTGAATAGGATCGGGCCGCTTTTAAACGTGCTGGATTCGTGCCGTGCTTGGACCTAGCGGCCCTTTTGCCACCAACCTGCTATTCCGGAATGCAATCAACCTCTACCACTAAAACAACAAACTTACATTACAGAAATCTAGAATATAACACTGCCATTTTCTTaaatcaattattattattttttttttcccgacaAGACGTCTTCAGTTCTGATATTTGAAGCTAGTTTCTGAATCTTTACAACCAAGCGAACAAAGGTTAcaactgtttggacccaaaatgggagcgaaacaacaacaaaatgaatAAAATGGTTACTCAACGAAAGGTCATTGCAACAGGCTTTTTTCATCTAGTAGTGTGATATACTCCAAAAATCCAAATTATGTACAAATACACTTCAATGCGGCACCGACCATATACTGGAGAAATCAGCAAATGTAGACTCATGACGTATGAAATTGTGTAAAACACAATGGTATATTTGCTCTGAGAATTCCCTTGGTGCATCATGAAGCACTTGATATTGGAAAACAATGACCAACTCAAGTATAGAGCCTCAGGCGTGTTGATATGGGTTCTCGACAGATGGGGCATGATGAAAGACTGACTCCACAGTCCTTGCAGGTCTGGACAAAGATAGAGAACACAATCAATATTGTAGGCAGACAATTTCCACTTCAAAATTAATTACATCACTAAATTTCAGCTTGTAGATGGTTGGCAATGGCATTGGATAAACAGATGCATAGGTAAGACAAAAAGAGATTATTCAATTACTCTTCAAAAATTATTCAGTTATCTTCACCATTCGTAAAGAAAATCTTTCATAGATTTTAAATGGCATCATTCGATCCAATAAGATCTCTTCCTTCTTGTCTAAAATTAGTAAACATCTGACTCTCAAAGCTCATCTCCTCTTGCACAGCCAAAAGTTGGACAATTGAAAGTCCTTCTAGGTTACGCCAAAAAGAGATATATTGGAAACTTCAAATCATTAAATGAATAGACTATTTTAATGTTCACTTGATTCAGATACTTTACATACATCATCAGATCAAGCACAGTAGTGACGTATAGTTAAGTTATATGCATAGACAGAGAAATAACTATGGGAAGATCTTCCCTCACCTTAGTGTATGATCTTCCCGTAATTTGATTCTTCGAACAACAGTTCAACTATACTATATACAGGCTTCAAAATAAACCTCAAGTAAAAGTAACTTGCTTATTTATTGTGTGATATCTCAgttcaaaaaagaaaaccagTAAAGAAAACCCGTTAATAAGCATACTAACCGTATGACCACATCCGAAAGCCATGTCCTTTGGATTTGTCAGGCAAATGGGGCACACCTTGAACAACATGAGAAACTTGTCACAACCAAAAGATCACTGGAAAGGAATTTCATATAAAAATAATAGTCGAAACAAGGGGGAGAGGGAGAAAGAAATACCGACTCCACAGGAGCTTCTGGCAGCACGGGAGCTGATGCCTCGACTTTCGGAATGCTTGTCATTGGTGGGATTGATTTAACTGCATTATCATGATTGATCACATCGCGTGGAGGTGGAAGTGGCCTTGTACGTGGACCACCTTCTGATTCATAACTACAGAAATACAAAGAGTAAAATACTGAAAATCACTATATTAGAATAAATTGTTCTACCATAAAACTGCAACTCATTTCCTTACCTGGAAAGTTGAAGCCTTTGGGTGGCTCTGTACTGATATGGAATTTCCATAAGGGCAGCAAGTGCAAATGCTGCTTCCTTCTGTGATATATCCCTTTTGTCTGACATGATCTTGGTGAAGTTGACAAACTGTAGGAGGAAAACATATGGAAGGTTATCTTATGAAACTTAGTTCTATGAAAAGATTAAACAAGGTACACAGAACACGACGTACACTGAAGTTGCTACATCTATGTATTAGATTACATCTCTAAATAGCATCAAACAACAAAACAGAAAGAATTAAAAAGAGCTGAATGACAGCAGCATTCCAATTATAAGGAATGGTATGAAATGAAGTACTTCAAAAAATATGGGAAACCAATGCTCAAAATCGAACCCTTTTCCACAAAAGCTCCAGCTCCTCCCCTTTCAGCTTCTCAAAAATTCCCTTATTTCTCTCCATCCAAATGACACAGATGGCCAGAATACAGCCATTACAGCGTATCTTCCCAGCACCAGTCCCTTTTTCTCCAGCCAAAAAACTTGTATCTTTCACACAACAAGGCCACAAACATCACTGGATTGTCTCGACTGATCAGACTCCTTAAATACCCTTTTCCCCAAAGCTAGCGCAACTGGATAGAGGAAGAAAAATGATGCCCACACTATACACTGGTGAGGGGAAGGTAAATAGCAGGAGCAATCTTACAGCCTGGACCTTATGAAGAGCTTTAACTTTCCATTTTACAGAAGAGGTAATGAATTGAGGGATGGAAGGATTGTCCATCAAATACCTCCAGAATGATTTACAAGGGTAGTACTCCCCTGATGACTCTTAACACCCACTTTTCTTGTCTGGTCTAGATGAAACCAGCACAAAACCCTCTAAACTGATAATAGACATAAGCTTCTCCCGGATCTCTCATGTTCCTTATAAACCCAGTCCCACAGTAGAAGAACTAGTACACAACCTAGCACTTTCCCTCACCCTTTCCCTGTACGGACAACAAGTTTGCAGCTACAGCAAAAGAAAATGAAGCCTTGTGATATGTCTCTCCAACTTTGACATGAGAATAAAACACAATATTAGAATCCCAGGATCTCTTGCAGCTTGTATTTACTTctaatgaaagcacaccataGAGAATCACTACTTTCATCCCTGACACACAAAACGCTTCAATAATCGTTAAATGGAATCAAAATTTTCTGACCAACATACTTTTGTTCTTAATTCTCTTTCTCCCCAGTGATTGTCTCAatttttttgttcaaaatttgagTTTATCTGTGCTCCTTTGGTACTTTGTTGGACTAGACTAACTTAATTGTATTATAATGAACTAAATTCTAGTGCACTGAGGTCTAAAACAATATGACACTTAAAAGCTTACTAAATAGTGCTAAAAGTTCCAAATTAAAATACAATCCAACCCAATATTATTCAGTATAGTCCTGAAAACTTCACACTGTAACAATCACTGAGGTGGTGGTCCCAAATTGGATTTTTATATTGTACCTTCATCTTCATAAAGAGAAACCGGGGGATCTTAGTGGGAAGGTAAACGATTTCATTGTCACCCCTCGGCCCCTCCAACATGTTTTACAATCATTTCAATAAAGCAGAATAAAAGATAAAACAGGGGAGATTGGAACCAAACAGAAAGAACAGTAGATAGACAACATTACAGTGTGGTATAACTTTACACGAACCGAATTTTCTATGAAATATTGAAAGGGAAATATAGAAAAATGTAATATATATCATCTAATATTAATTTATGTACTCCCACGATATCCTATGATCTCATCCTAATGATGATAAGTTCTTGTATCATTCGATATTTCATCTCTGTAACCATGCTTCAAAGAGCACCACCATCAATAAAAAGGCAAGAAACTAATATGGTTCATTCCTCACATAGAGAACTCATAACTTATCTTCAGTCATATCAATAAAATCAGCACATGACTAGGAAGCCACCAAAATGTTAAATATTGATTATATAACCAACCTATACAAGACAAAGATGATCTGCATTGTCGTGGGATACAAGCTATCGAATGGAAATAAAAATTAACTCTGAGTGCCACTTAATTACGTACCTGGAAGTTGTCAAATGCTCGTTGAGGAATGTTATCATCAAATTGCTGCATTGCATCCCACGGTCCGTCCCCAACTCCAACCAAGATAATTGACAGAGGATATTTGCTGTTTAAAGAATTCTGATAGTGAGGACACTATAAACAAAAATTAGTGTGCTCTAGAAGCAGAATGCATTACTTTACCTAGCAGCAACTATGGAATTTACAGTCGCTTGTTCTTGGGCACTGAATCTTCCAGGTGGAGTATCAGGGCTTCTGGTAACCTACGTGAAGATAGACACATTTCAAGGCCGTAAGAAGAACATATAcaataaagaaaaaatgaaatgaccgtgtgaaaaaaagatgaagaaaaactaaggGCATTGAACATGTTTCACCAACCTGTCCGTCTGCTATAATAACAAGAACATGGTATTGTCCATTGTTTTTTTCAACAATGTCAATTGCCGCATCAATTATTGGAGAAAACGAGGTTGGACCTGTGAATAAGGAAACTAAGATTATCATATCTGGTGTGTGCACCATGCTCAAATTATACTAATCAGGTATAACCGAGTGAAATGTGACTACAAGGTATAGCAACGGATACGTAGACAATCAATATCAGATATATGCAATCAGGTTAGCTTCATTAACTTAATTGGGTGGAGGTAAGATAAAGAAGTTTGCTGCTAACAAAAGGATCCTTTAAAAGGCTGAATTGATACTGTAGACAAATTTATTTACACAGTATAACCTCAAACCACATGTACCATGGGATAGGGACTGCTATAACATGGTCAAAAAATCTAACAAAATATTGAGTATTGAGTATTCATTGATTGATTGACTTGTATAAAATGGTCTGAAAATGCTCATTCACCagattaatggaatattgagcATTCATCCTCCACTTaatgtattatatatatatatatatatatatatataagtacattcaaagaaaaaaaaattaaacaattatAGTAAATGATTGGATACATTTAAAATAGAAGAACAACTGAAAGATATATTGTTTTCATATTTTTTGTTAAATGTTTTATTTTGTATCTCATGTCATAGGAAGATGGTGTCAGGATAACAGAAGCCTGGAAATGATCTTTCTTCTCCCGAGTTTTATTTATAAGAAATTCCAATCAATTTTTACAAGTGTCATTGCTGTGGAGGGTGAGATCAGGAGTAGACAGAGAGTGAAACAGAATGGCTCAGCTTACACTAAGTGAAAGTTCAAATGAATGAGCTTCTTCATCTAGAACATCAAAAGCTATTTCTTATCCTGTGCCAAGGAATTTTTAAACATTCATTGATGACACATGATTGTATGAATCAAAATCTTAGCATGAATTCATCTAAATTTGGATAAAAGAAAACCAAGAATAAAATAACCAAGAACTACTCATTGTAGAAATACAGATAAAGCCAAGAGTTATCATACATATGGAGCAAGTCTTCACTTCAGGAAGATGCTACTTGGCAGAAGGAAATTGCAACAATGAGAGGGCAAACTGTCAAATACCTGATAACCTTAAGTATGGAACAATCTCCCTATACCGAGCAAGAGCTTCCTCGAACCCAACACAGCATCGATCATCAGGATAAAAGCGGAACACACCTTGATCATGTGTTGATGCTACAAAAGAAGATATGATCAGAGAGCTCTGTGCTGATAATTGGTATGTATTTTCAAGCAGaagtaaaaataataacttgACAGTAGACACTAACCATCGCCAAATCCAAAACAAGGAATTATATTATCTTCATCGAAAGGAGACAACGTGCGGCCAATTATAGAGATTGCCTGCTCGTAAGGATTAGGTGTGCTACCGATAGCATGAAGACTTTTTCTGTTGAATGAATATTTGCCTACAATCATTGAAATGTAACTTTTATCTACTTCCACAAGAAGTCATGAAAAATAATTCATCTAAAGGACTAGAAATATCACCTGTCCATTCATTGCTCTTTGTGAAGTCGATACCAAGTAATAAATTTGATGATTCAAGGCCAGCTTCTCTCAATGAAGCAATAACCTGGACATATATATTGATGCTTCTGGTTACTGAAAACGCTCCATAAATAGCAGATAATGAATACACTTATTGCTAATTTATTACACATACAATTACCCACTCAGCAGGACTACTGATATGAAGGATGgataaatatgtgtgtgtgtgtgtgtgtgtatgacaCATGCAAAAGCAGTTATCTTCTATATATAGACCATATCTTCATAAGTTTAATCTCAATTTATATACTCAGCAGGAATACTGATATGAAGGATGGATAAATAGTTCTTGTTTCTATATATGTGACCTTTCTGACACACCCAAAAGCAGTTATCTTCTATCATCagtttaatttcagtttacatACGTCTTATAAAAATCAATCAGTCAATAAGAAATGCAATGCTAGTGGTTGAAACCTGATCCAAAGAGTTGAAATTGTCGCCTATACGTGTAGATGATAGCTTTTGTTTAGAACTAGAGTCCATCGAAGTGCCTGCATAGGAAGGTGGTTCAGGTGGGAAACTATCACGAGAATCATCATACATCGATAAATTATCATGAGAATCATCAAATGTCGATTCGCCATTCCCCATGTTTGGGAGGTAGATGGTACCTGTATCAGAAAAAGGAATCAGAGAAAAGCAGAGTATAGTGGATTAGAGGAAAATTCTTGACGCATGCCTTAAATTAGTTCATTCGGATGCCTTAGTTAATTCTCCCCCAACAAATTAGATGGGCAGAATAAGAATAAAATTATGACAACTACGGTATTTAGCTTGTACATTTACAAACTCAAACAAGTCATCTCCATCCAGATGAATCAACCTATACATCCTGTAATCCAGATCAAACACGTAGAGTTGGAATACTAAAACGGTTATAGGTCAGGTCAGTTAGCGCAATTCCCTTTGTTTTTAATCGCTGGACCAAATTCTTATTTCCAAACTAATTGCATTGGACTCCAAATTTCTGCTAACAATCGACTCAGAACTCAAATTTCAAATAAACTCAGAATCCAAGAAATCCATGGTAACAAGAAAGCTTGACAATTTCTGACATCATATCAAATTCAATTTTCATGCACAACTTAACAACAAAACTAACAAGGAAACACAAAGACTTGACATGCTAAAGCAAATCACCAACAAACCCATTAGCACATGCCATCA encodes the following:
- the LOC133724607 gene encoding E3 ubiquitin-protein ligase RGLG3 isoform X2 produces the protein MDSSSKQKLSSTRIGDNFNSLDQVIASLREAGLESSNLLLGIDFTKSNEWTGKYSFNRKSLHAIGSTPNPYEQAISIIGRTLSPFDEDNIIPCFGFGDASTHDQGVFRFYPDDRCCVGFEEALARYREIVPYLRLSGPTSFSPIIDAAIDIVEKNNGQYHVLVIIADGQVTRSPDTPPGRFSAQEQATVNSIVAASKYPLSIILVGVGDGPWDAMQQFDDNIPQRAFDNFQFVNFTKIMSDKRDISQKEAAFALAALMEIPYQYRATQRLQLSSYESEGGPRTRPLPPPRDVINHDNAVKSIPPMTSIPKVEASAPVLPEAPVESVCPICLTNPKDMAFGCGHTTCKDCGVSLSSCPICREPISTRLRLYT
- the LOC133724607 gene encoding E3 ubiquitin-protein ligase RGLG3 isoform X1 gives rise to the protein MGNGESTFDDSHDNLSMYDDSRDSFPPEPPSYAGTSMDSSSKQKLSSTRIGDNFNSLDQVIASLREAGLESSNLLLGIDFTKSNEWTGKYSFNRKSLHAIGSTPNPYEQAISIIGRTLSPFDEDNIIPCFGFGDASTHDQGVFRFYPDDRCCVGFEEALARYREIVPYLRLSGPTSFSPIIDAAIDIVEKNNGQYHVLVIIADGQVTRSPDTPPGRFSAQEQATVNSIVAASKYPLSIILVGVGDGPWDAMQQFDDNIPQRAFDNFQFVNFTKIMSDKRDISQKEAAFALAALMEIPYQYRATQRLQLSSYESEGGPRTRPLPPPRDVINHDNAVKSIPPMTSIPKVEASAPVLPEAPVESVCPICLTNPKDMAFGCGHTTCKDCGVSLSSCPICREPISTRLRLYT